A window of the Lactuca sativa cultivar Salinas chromosome 7, Lsat_Salinas_v11, whole genome shotgun sequence genome harbors these coding sequences:
- the LOC111879806 gene encoding wax ester synthase/diacylglycerol acyltransferase 11-like, translating into MATDGGSDDSGITPTKNERERGRIEGEGDHEHEPLSAGARFFHEPGFNVYILTKIGSKSSFDIDRTKAYLIQMIDKYPCFSQVVVKDKESGSMKWVHTHVNIDDHLIVPDIEQNMDSSDQFIEDYISNLTVSCIDNLKPLWDVHILNTRTSDAQGTCIFRAHHSLGDGLSFMSMLLSLSRKASDPEELPTLPMNMKAHHHTTTATNVISFCMVLWNTFVALMLFVLTTMFLKDTETPMKASPGVEDRHRRIVTRSVSLADIKLVKNAMNATVNDVIVGVIQAGFNRYLKRRYEEINSPVPENILLRAMISYNLRASVNVDASAKNTNENETWGYKVGYILLPFNVNHRSDPLDYVREAKSTMERRKASLEPFATRFFAKSLVNKLFGMKIAGKLNRNVYYNTTFCFSNMPGPKEEICVLGHEVTYLAPSLYGIPSGLMIHVISYVDNVTFVLSADEKTIPDPRRLCDDLQQSLHHIKCSVLAKPCVEN; encoded by the exons ATGGCCACCGACGGCGGCAGTGACGATTCCGGCATCACACCCACAAAGAACGAGAGAGAAAGAGGAAGGATAG AGGGAGAAGGCGATCATGAGCATGAGCCATTGAGTGCTGGGGCTAGGTTTTTTCATGAGCCAGGTTTTAATGTCTACATCCTCACTAAAATTGGTTCAAAATCGTCATTCGATATCGACCGAACTAAAGCCTATCTGATTCAGATGATTGATAAATATCCTTGCTTCTCTCAAGTGGTG GTTAAAGATAAAGAAAGTGGGAGCATGAAGTGGGTTCACACACATGTTAACATAGATGACCATCTTATTGTACCGGATATCGAACAAAACATGGATTCCTCAGACCAATTCATCGAAGATTACATCTCAAATCTTACTGTATCTTGTATTGACAACTTGAAACCATTATGGGATGTACACATCCTCAACACAAGGACCTCGGATGCACAAGGCACATGCATCTTTCGTGCTCATCATTCACTTGGAGATGGTCTCTCATTTATGAGTATGTTGCTTTCTCTTAGTCGAAAGGCCTCCGATCCTGAGGAATTGCCTACACTTCCCATGAATATGAAGGCTCATCATCATACCACCACAGCTACTAATGTTATTTCCTTTTGTATGGTTCTTTGGAACACTTTTGTCGCACTTATGTTGTTTGTGTTAACTACCATGTTTCTAAAAGACACAGAAACACCTATGAAAGCCTCACCTGGTGTTGAAGATAGACATCGGCGCATTGTTACTCGAAGTGTTAGCCTTGCTGACATAAAGTTGGTGAAAAACGCTATGAATGCT ACTGTGAACGATGTAATAGTTGGAGTTATACAAGCTGGTTTCAACCGTTACCTAAAGCGGAGATATG AAGAGATAAATAGTCCTGTTCCAGAAAACATTCTCCTTCGTGCAATGATTTCTTATAACTTGCGAGCTTCTGTGAATGTTGAT GCTTCTGCGAAAAATACAAATGAAAACGAAACATGGGGATACAAGGTAGGTTATATACTACTTCCATTCAACGTCAATCATAGAAGTGACCCGTTAGACTATGTACGGGAAGCAAAGTCTACCATGGAACGCAGAAAAGCTTCTTTAGAACCATTTGCCACTAGATTCTTTGCGAAGTCATTGGTCAATAAGTTGTTTGGTATGAAG ATTGCAGGAAAGTTGAATCGAAATGTTTACTACAACACAACATTTTGCTTCTCCAATATGCCTGGACCAAAAGAAGAAATATGTGTCCTTGGCCATGAAGTTACCTATCTTGCTCCTAGCCTTTACGGGATACCCAGT GGATTGATGATTCATGTGATCAGTTATGTTGACAACGTGACATTTGTGCTATCAGCAGATGAAAAAACTATACCTGACCCCCGAAGGTTATGTGACGACCTTCAACAATCACTGCACCACATCAAGTGTTCAGTTTTAGCTAAACCATGTGTAGAGAACTAG